The following proteins are co-located in the Arctopsyche grandis isolate Sample6627 chromosome 3, ASM5162203v2, whole genome shotgun sequence genome:
- the Irbp18 gene encoding inverted repeat binding protein 18 kDa: protein MAPRRTSSHQQNSDAEEYDGEDYRKKRDRNNQAVKKSRFKSKQKTQETLDRIETLKNENKKLEDKVREKTKELGILKELFVANGNLEGVDLEKLLEDDPDDEETTT, encoded by the exons ATGGCGCCACGAAGAACGAGTAGTCATCAACAGAATAGCGACGCAGAAGAGTATGATGGCGAGGACTACAGGAAAAAGCGTGATAGAAATAACCAG gCCGTAAAAAAGAGTCGATTTAAGTCTAAACAAAAAACACAGGAAACATTGGATCGCATAGAAAcacttaaaaatgaaaataaaaaacttgaaGATAAAGTTCGGGAGAAGACGAAAGAACTAGGTATTTTGAAAGAGCTTTTCGTTGCTAATGGAAACCTCGAAGGTGTAGACTTGGAAAAATTGCTTGAAGACGATCCTGATGACGAAGAGACAACCACTTAA
- the LOC143923172 gene encoding stromal membrane-associated protein 1 isoform X2, which translates to MSSRSERDRSRQVQERCQRELTKLLKDDDNKYCVDCDAKGPRWASWNIGIFLCIRCAGIHRNLGVHISKVKSVNLDTWTPEQVVSLQQMGNSRARAVYEANLPDAFRRPQTDSALEAFIRAKYEHRKYVAREWVPPSPPQVNWDKEIDEEMEKQKKKKKSSSSTLSSNSIPTSEKKSNSSDVVPQLLPKPKSSASPKPGRSTPKRDSGGTADLLGTATKTPVEPTTQNSSTDDVFSSFLSAPQIPQDVKEVSDSKVSDLKSEEENFFNQPAPSEREKSKMTKDSILALYGQTPQNIGAQFSQQNSVFGTGFPQQSYPPPNPAFAQAFTNFSNQNAFMSNGTVPIANTMPQSYIGGFNQFPQPVGMPNTFNNQYPTNQNQFASLPNFSANLGNNSNQFQSTPQFQNANGAFPTNSTNGSQSFFGAQTGNNMTQQFGGMSLGQNAQPMNAFPPTQNNMPSLPGKPQPNTAWP; encoded by the exons ATGTCGTCACGATCCGAACGCGATCGCAGTCGACAAGTGCAGGAGAGATGTCAACGCGAGCTCACCAAACTCCTCAAGGATGACGACAACAAGTACTGCGTCGACTGTGACGCCAAAG GACCAAGATGGGCTTCTTGGAATATAGGTATATTTCTATGTATCCGATGTGCTGGTATTCACAGAAATCTTGGCGTTCATATTTCAAAAGTGAAGAGCGTTAATCTAGATACATGGACACCAGAACAAGTA GTATCTTTGCAGCAGATGGGAAATTCGCGAGCTAGGGCTGTTTATGAAGCAAACTTACCTGACGCTTTTCGCCGACCTCAAACTGATTCAGCCCTTGAAGCATTCATTAGGGCAAAATATGAACACCGCAAATACGTAGCGCGTGAATGGGTTCCACCGTCGCCTCCTCAAGTTAATTG gGATAAAGAAATTGACGAAGAAAtggaaaaacagaaaaaaaagaaaaaatcaagTTCTTCAACTCTTAGCAGCAATTCAATACCAAcatctgaaaaaaaatcaaat TCATCTGATGTGGTGCCACAATTGTTGCCAAAACCCAAGTCATCAGCTAGTCCCAAACCCGGTAGATCGACTCCGAAAAGGGACTCTGGAGGAACAGCAGATTTATTAGGAACAGCAACTAAAACACCGGTGGAACCTACAACCCAAAATTCGTCTACAGATGATGTTTTTAGTAGCTTCTTATCAGCGCCACAAATTCCCCAAGATGTTAAGGAAGTTTCAGATTCTAAAGTATCGGATTTGAAATCTGAAGAGGAGAATTTTTTTAACCAACCTGCGCCGAGTGAAAGGGAAAAGTCCAAAATGACTAAAGATAGCATATTGGCTTTGTATGGACAAACACCACAAAATATTGGTGCTCAATTTTCACAGCAAAATAGTGTATTTGGAACGGGGTTCCCTCAGCAATCATACCCACCACCCAATCCAGCTTTTGCACAGGCATTTACTAACTTCTCTAATCAGAATGCGTTCATGTCGAATGGTACCGTTCCTATAGCAAATACAATGCCTCAAAGTTACATTGGAGGATTCAACCAATTTCCACAACCAGTTGGAATGCCGAACACATTCAATAATCAATACCCAACGAATCAAAATCAATTTGCTAGTCTGCCGAATTTTTCAGCCAACCTTGGTAACAACTCAAACCAATTTCAATCTACGCCCCAGTTTCAAAATGCCAACGGTGCTTTCCCAACAAACTCGACTAATGGATCACAGTCATTCTTTGGTGCACAAACTGGTAATAATATGACGCAGCAATTTGGTGGTATGTCTTTAGGCCAAAACGCACAACCTATGAATGCGTTTCCACCCACGCAAAATAACATGCCTAGTTTGCCAGGAAAACCTCAGCCAAATACGGCATGGCCGTGA
- the LOC143923172 gene encoding stromal membrane-associated protein 1 isoform X1, giving the protein MSSRSERDRSRQVQERCQRELTKLLKDDDNKYCVDCDAKGPRWASWNIGIFLCIRCAGIHRNLGVHISKVKSVNLDTWTPEQVVSLQQMGNSRARAVYEANLPDAFRRPQTDSALEAFIRAKYEHRKYVAREWVPPSPPQVNWDKEIDEEMEKQKKKKKSSSSTLSSNSIPTSEKKSNKSSDVVPQLLPKPKSSASPKPGRSTPKRDSGGTADLLGTATKTPVEPTTQNSSTDDVFSSFLSAPQIPQDVKEVSDSKVSDLKSEEENFFNQPAPSEREKSKMTKDSILALYGQTPQNIGAQFSQQNSVFGTGFPQQSYPPPNPAFAQAFTNFSNQNAFMSNGTVPIANTMPQSYIGGFNQFPQPVGMPNTFNNQYPTNQNQFASLPNFSANLGNNSNQFQSTPQFQNANGAFPTNSTNGSQSFFGAQTGNNMTQQFGGMSLGQNAQPMNAFPPTQNNMPSLPGKPQPNTAWP; this is encoded by the exons ATGTCGTCACGATCCGAACGCGATCGCAGTCGACAAGTGCAGGAGAGATGTCAACGCGAGCTCACCAAACTCCTCAAGGATGACGACAACAAGTACTGCGTCGACTGTGACGCCAAAG GACCAAGATGGGCTTCTTGGAATATAGGTATATTTCTATGTATCCGATGTGCTGGTATTCACAGAAATCTTGGCGTTCATATTTCAAAAGTGAAGAGCGTTAATCTAGATACATGGACACCAGAACAAGTA GTATCTTTGCAGCAGATGGGAAATTCGCGAGCTAGGGCTGTTTATGAAGCAAACTTACCTGACGCTTTTCGCCGACCTCAAACTGATTCAGCCCTTGAAGCATTCATTAGGGCAAAATATGAACACCGCAAATACGTAGCGCGTGAATGGGTTCCACCGTCGCCTCCTCAAGTTAATTG gGATAAAGAAATTGACGAAGAAAtggaaaaacagaaaaaaaagaaaaaatcaagTTCTTCAACTCTTAGCAGCAATTCAATACCAAcatctgaaaaaaaatcaaat AAGTCATCTGATGTGGTGCCACAATTGTTGCCAAAACCCAAGTCATCAGCTAGTCCCAAACCCGGTAGATCGACTCCGAAAAGGGACTCTGGAGGAACAGCAGATTTATTAGGAACAGCAACTAAAACACCGGTGGAACCTACAACCCAAAATTCGTCTACAGATGATGTTTTTAGTAGCTTCTTATCAGCGCCACAAATTCCCCAAGATGTTAAGGAAGTTTCAGATTCTAAAGTATCGGATTTGAAATCTGAAGAGGAGAATTTTTTTAACCAACCTGCGCCGAGTGAAAGGGAAAAGTCCAAAATGACTAAAGATAGCATATTGGCTTTGTATGGACAAACACCACAAAATATTGGTGCTCAATTTTCACAGCAAAATAGTGTATTTGGAACGGGGTTCCCTCAGCAATCATACCCACCACCCAATCCAGCTTTTGCACAGGCATTTACTAACTTCTCTAATCAGAATGCGTTCATGTCGAATGGTACCGTTCCTATAGCAAATACAATGCCTCAAAGTTACATTGGAGGATTCAACCAATTTCCACAACCAGTTGGAATGCCGAACACATTCAATAATCAATACCCAACGAATCAAAATCAATTTGCTAGTCTGCCGAATTTTTCAGCCAACCTTGGTAACAACTCAAACCAATTTCAATCTACGCCCCAGTTTCAAAATGCCAACGGTGCTTTCCCAACAAACTCGACTAATGGATCACAGTCATTCTTTGGTGCACAAACTGGTAATAATATGACGCAGCAATTTGGTGGTATGTCTTTAGGCCAAAACGCACAACCTATGAATGCGTTTCCACCCACGCAAAATAACATGCCTAGTTTGCCAGGAAAACCTCAGCCAAATACGGCATGGCCGTGA